ACTTTTGGTTCGTAACCAGAGGCATCAAAGTACCAATTTATTAGGTCTCCAATGCTTGTTCTGATAGACTTGGATGTTTTCGTAAAGCCATAGCCGGGTAAATCTACAAAATAAGTAGAATCATTGATTAAAAAAATATTGATTTGCTGAGTTCGACCAGGATAGGAACTAGTTTTAGCCAGATTCTTATTATTGGTAAGAGCATTAATTGCACTGGACTTGCCTACATTTGATCTTCCAATAAAAGCAATTTGAGGAATCTCCTGCCTTAAGGTGCTTCCTTGTTGGGTCATTCCTGTTATAAACTGAGTTTTTTTAATTTGCATAAGGGCATCATACCAGATATCAAGAGCAGATAAAATTACTTATTCTTCGTAGTCATAAACGTTTTCTTGTATTTCACGTATTAATTGGTTCCAGTATTGAGTGGACCCCCAGTCTGGGAAATGTTTTTTAAAACTGGCATCGTTAGATTGTAATGCACACCAGCTTGCAAAATGAATCATTCTCATGACTTTTAATATGGGTATTAATTGTAGTGACTGGAGGTTAAAGGAGCTGAAAGTTTCATATCCGTCGATAAACCAGTTGATTTCTTTGTCGCATTGGTTGACGTTGCCTGGTAAAAGCATCCAAAGATCTTGGACTGCTGGTCCTATACACATATCGTCAAAATCAACGAGATATATTCCTTCCTCTGGTCGATGAATGAGGTTCCCAAGGTGACAATCGCCATGTATTAGAAAAAGAGGTTCTTGTTTGAATAATAGTGATGCCTTTTGCATAAAAAAATCAGCAACTCTTTCGATGGAGACCATGTAATCTATTGGGATAAAGTCGTTTGTTAATAAGTAGTTTAAACTTTTCTTAGTTGCCTTTTCAGGTGTCCAGATAATGCGCTTTGAATGCTGGATGGGTTTTCCTATTAAATGTATTCTTCCAAGAAGCCTCCCCACTAGAGTCCAGCTATCTTGGTTAAGTTCGTCTATGGCTCTTCCGCCTTTTTTGGGAAAAATGGTAAAGTTGATGTCATTAAAATTAAAAAGAGTTTGTTTGTTAAAAATAAGTGGCACAATAACAGGTAGCTCGGCACTAGCTAATTCAAACAAGAAGTTATGTTCTTCTTGAATCATTTGCTTAGTCCAACGTCCTGGTCTATAGAATTTTACAATTAATTTTTGGTTACTTTGTTTAACAGTTAGCTCATAAACTCGGTTCACGTAGCTATTACGTTGAATGACAAGATTGGATAGTTTTAAGCCAGTAACTTTTTCTGTTTCAGTAAGAATTGAGTCAAAAGTTAAGGTATTCCATGGATCTTGCATACCAGACATTATAGCATTAGGTTAAGTGTTTGGTGTTGGGGGAGTTAAGCTGTATTGGCCTTGCAATCTGTTAATAAGAAGAATCCCCAGTGTTTTTATGAAACGGAAGCTTTCTTTTACTGGATCAACCTTGCTTCCAGCTTGGTCTTCCCAAACAATTGGAACTTCAACTACAAGTTGGTGATAGAGTTTTGCTAGGTATAAGATTTCTAAATCAAAAGAAAAGCCATCTATTGTTTGTTTTGGGAAGACTAGCTCGGAAAATTCTTTTGTAAACATTTTGAATCCACATTGAGTATCACGAATACCTGGCAGGATAGTGTTTCTTGTAAGTGCTCTTAAGGTGTTGCCGGTTATTTTTCTATGGAAGGGTTGAGGACTTTTTATTATTGAACCAGGTAGCGCTCTAGAGCCAATACTGCCGTCTGCCGAAAATTTTTGAAGTGCTATATAGAGCTTTAGTGTTTCATGAATATCTGTGGATCCATCGGCATCCGTGAATAGCCGTAATTCGGATGTTGATGTTAGCATGCCTCTGTTTACTGAAAACCCTTTTCCTCTATTTTTATGAGTTAGGCAAGAAACTGGAGAGCGGCTAGTTCTTTTGAAGCAGGTAACTACTTGTTTTGTGTTATCAGATGATCCATCATTTACAATAATCATTTCACTGTTTGGTGCGTATTGATTTAAAAAATCATCTATCCTTATTAAGTTTTCCTCTATTCTTACCTCTTCATTATAGGCGGGGATGATTATGCTTAAGCTTTGGGTTATTATAGACGCAACGATTTTATAGTTCATAAACATATATCGTGTGTCGTGTCCATTTGTTGCACCATTTTTTTGTTTCTACAATTTTTTGAAGACTTAGCGTCTATAGAATTATGTTTCAAATAGGGTTATTATTGAGGTAGTTAGATTAAGAAGGAGCCGTTATTTGAGCGAGAAGGTTATTATTGTTGGTGGAGGCATTGGCGGGCTGGCAATGTCTTGTCTATTAGCGAAAAAAGGCTACGAGGTTGCTCTTTATGAGAAAGAAGAGCGCTTAGGTGGTAAATGCAATTTGCTTCAAGACAAAGGCTATTCTTTTGATATGGGTCCTTCTCGTTATTGGATGCCTGAGGTATTTGAACATTTTTTTAAGTTATTAGGAGAGAATATTGAGGATCATTTACATTTAGTTAAATTGGAGCCATCCTTTAGAGTTTTTTTTGATTCAGATAAGAAATGCCATAAAGATATTTTTACGAATAGGGAAAAACTAAAGGAAGTTTTTGAGCATTTTGAGGTTGGAAGTTTTGCCAAACTTGAAGAGTATTTAGAAAATGCGAAAGAGAAATATGGTATCGCAATGGAAGAGTTTATGTATCGTAATTATGACAGCTTATTAGATTTTTTGAATTTTAATATGTTGAAAAATATTAGTAAGTTTTCTCTTTTTGCATCTATGGATAGTTATGTTAGAAAATTTTTTAAGAACAGAGATTTAAGAAAACTATTAGAATATCAATTGATTTTTTTAGGTGGCTCTCCCCATAACACTCCTGCTTTATATCAAATTATGTCTCATGTGGATTTTAATCAGGGGGTTTATTATCCGATGGGAGGGATGTACAAACTTGTTGAGGCATTGGAAAGGATAGGGCGAGGATTAGGGGTCAATTATTACTTGGGAGCTTCGGTTGAAGAAATAATTATTGAAAATGGATATGCTCAAGGGGTTCGGTTAGATAATGGGCACTTCATAAGAGCTGACGAGGTGGTGTGCAATGCAGATATGGCATTTGTAGAAACCACCCTTATTAAAAAGAAATATCAAACTTATCCAAAAAAATATTGGGAGAAGAAGATTATTGGTCCATCGGGGCTTATTTTGTATTTAGGCGTAGATGGAGAAATTCCAGAGCTAATCCATCATAATTTTTATTTTGCCTTTGATTGGGAAAAGAACTTTGAGCAGATGCTGAAAAGACCAATTTGGCCTATGGACCCCTCTTTTTATGTTTTTAACTCAACAAAAATAGATGAGGAGATGGCTCCAGTAGGAAAAGAGAATTTGGTTGTGTTTGTGCCGATTGCTTCAGGTATGATTTATAGCAAAGGACAGGTTAAGGCTTATGCTGAGACTATCATTAACACAATTGAGGATAAGATGGGTGTTAAGAATTTATCTAAGAGAATAGAGTTTCAGAAAATTTTTAGTATTGAAGAGTTTAAGAAGAAATACAATAGTTATAAAGGCACCGCTCTTGGTTTGTCGCATACTTTATTTCAAACAGCCGTGCTGCGACCTAGAAATGTAAGCAAGAAAGTGAAAAATTTGTATTATGTAGGAGCGAATACTAATCCCGGCATAGGTCTACCAATGTGTGTTATTAGTGCTGAGTTAGCTTATAAAAGGATGCGAGGCATCAAGGCCAACGGAAAACTAAAAGCATTATAATTTATTTTTTTAAATAAATTCACGAAGTCACGGCGAGGAACAAACGACGCTTAGTGGTATAATATTTTAAAAAGGAGAGATTATTATGCCATATGTAAACATTAGAGTAGCTGGGAAGCTTTCAAAAAAACAAAAACAAAAAATTTCCAAGGATGTCTGTAATTCATTAGAAAAGAATGCTGGTAAGGCAAAAGATTCTGTCCTTATTTTTTTTGATGAAGTAGCACCAGAAAATATAGCTAAAGGCGATAAATTATTAGCGTGAAGAAAGCTCTCTTAATTGATGGACACAGTTTAGCCTATCGTGCTTTTTTTGCAGTTGGTGGATTGACCACAAAAGAAGGACAGCCAACAAATGCTTTATTTGGTTTTGTTAGCATGGTTTTGCAGATAATTAAGAATTATTCCCCAGAGCAGATATATGTTGCCTTTGATTTGCCACAACCAACGTTTAGACATGAAATGTATAAAGAATATAAGGCCAATAGAGAGAAGCCACCAGAAGAATTTATTAGTCAGATTCCAATTATCAAGGAGTTTGTGCAGGAATTAGGCTTAAATATGGTGCAACAACCAGGCTTTGAAGCCGATGATGTCATAGGTTCTTTAGCAAAGAAACTGAGTAGAGAAGGAATTAGTCCCTATATAGTTACTGGAGATAAAGATTCTTTTCAATTGGTTACTGATGATATTCACGTTCTTTTAACTAAGAAGGGAATTTCTGAGATAGAAGAGTATGGTCCAGAGCAAGTGTTTGAGAGATATGGCTTAACTGTTGAGCAGATGATAGACATGAAGGCCTTGATGGGAGACAACTCAGATAATATTCCGGGAGTTAAGGGTATTGGCGAAAAGACAGCTATAAAATTACTTCAAGATTATAAAACAATAGAAGGAGTATATGAAAACATTAGCAAGATTCAAGGTAAGTTGCAGGAGAAGCTTATTCAGGACAAAGATAAGGCTTTTCTTAGTAAAGAGCTAGTGACAATCAATACTGTGTTAGAGGTTGAGACACAAGCTGTTGACACTGTTATGGATAATGAGAAGTTATTAGAGTTTTTTAAGAAGTATGAATTAAATAGTTTAATCAAGCGATTCCTTGGTGTTGAAAAAGTTGTGAGAGACGTTCAAATGATTAGTTTTGAGGTAGTGGATAGCGAGGAGAAACTTATTAGAGTTGTTGACTTATTATCAAGCCAGCAAGAGATTGGACTATATTGTGAGTATGACGACAGAACCAATGAGTTAGTTGCAATTAGTTTTTCCACACAAGACGGAAAATGCTTTGTTGTTCCTCTTGCTTTTGCTTGTGGAAATCTTTCTTCAACTGAACATGATTCTTTCGGACCAATGTTTGCTATGGAAAAACCAACGACTACCGCTAGTCTTCAAGGACTGTTTGCATTAAAAGCACATAAAAATATTAGTGATGTTAAGAGATTAATACGTTATTTAGATAGCGAAGGATTAGTTTTATTAGGAACTTATGATGATATTTTGGTGATGGATTATTTGCTTGAGCCAGATAGAAGCAATAGAGAAGTTGAAAGGATGTTGAAAGTTTATTTTAGTGAAGAGCTAGAAACAAAGAAAGAATTACTATCCAAAAATAAGAAGTTTCACTTTTGTGAAATACCAGCCGAAAAAGCGCTGGAATATTTAGCAATAAGAGCCGCAGCAATACTAAGGCTTAAAACTAAATTGACCTCGTTGTTGAAAGAAGAGGATTTGTTATTTATTTATCAAGATATGGAATTACCGCTTATTGATATTTTGTTTAGGATGGAAAAAGAGGGCATCTTATTAGACAAAAAGTACCTCAAAGAAATGTCGCTAGAGTTACATAGTGAATTAAAGGTAATAGAGCAAGCTGTGTATTTATTAGCTGGCGAAGAATTTAATATTAATTCTAATAAGCAGTTACAAGAAATTCTTTTTGATAAGTTAAAGCTACCAACTTCTAAAAAAATTAAAACAGGTTACAGCACTAATATTGATGTCTTAGAAGAGCTGGCTAGTAAATATGAAATTGCAACAAAGCTAATTGAATATAGACAATTAAACAAACTACTGAACACATACGTTGATGCCTTACCAAAGTTAACTGATAGCTCTGACAGGCTACACACCACATTTAATGCTACTGTTGCTTCTACTGGTAGACTTAGTAGCAGTGACCCCAATTTACAAAATATTCCCATCAGGGGAGATTCTGGTAGCAAGGTAAGAGGAGCTTTTATTGCTAAACCAGGATATGTGTTGATAGTTGCAGATTATTCCCAGATAGAGCTTCGAATCCTGGCACATATTAGTAAAGACGAGAAGCTGATTGAGGCTTTTTTGAAAGGACAAGACATCCATAGCGCTACTGCTGCCTCAGTTTTTGGTGTTCCGCTTGAAGCTGTTACTAAAGAGCTGAGAGGTAAGGCGAAAGCAATTAATTTTGGATTAGCTTATGGAATGGGTGCCTTTAATATGGCAAATAGTTTAGGGATGGAGGTACATGAAGCACAACATCATATTGATGTTTATTTTAGTAATTTCCCTAATATTAAGAAATTTATGGATGAGGCGCCTCAGTTTGTCTTAGAAAATGGATACATTAAAACGTTATATGGTAGGAAAAGATATTTTAGAGATTTTGCTTCTCTTGGCAAGCGAGAACAAAATTCACAGATAAGGATGATCATTAATTACCCAATGCAAGGGTTAGCCGCTGATATTATTAAACTTGCCATGATTCAATTGGATAAGGAAATTAGTGGTTTTGAGGCAAAAGTGTTGTTGCAGGTACACGACGAGTTAATTGTTGAGGTTAAAGAAGCAGAAGCTGAACAATTGAAGAATGTTATCGTGAAAACAATGGAGAGTTCATATCAACTGGATGTTCAGTTGGTTGTAAATGCTTCAGTGGCGCATAATTGGTTGGAGGCAAAATAATCTGTCCTCTTTCCCTTTTTGGTATTTTTTGTAATAATTTTAGTTAAGCAAATTAATAAGCAAGGAGTTTTTAATAAATGACACATTTCAAAAGGGTTCTTTTAAAGTTGAGCGGAGAGGCATTTTTAGGCAATAGACAGTATGGAATAGATCCTGAGTTTTTAAAAGAATTAGCCGAAGAAATAAAATTTGTTAAAACAAATAAAGAAATAGAATTAGCTATAGTAATTGGTGGTGGGAATATTTTTAGAGGCCTTAGTGCTGCTTCAAATGGCATGAACAGGGTCACGGCTGATTATATGGGAATGTTAGCAACTGTTATGAATGCCTTAGCCTTGCAAGATGCTTTTGAAAGAGTTGGGATTGAGTCTAGAGTGCAAACTTCTTTTGATGTGAGAGAATTTGCGGAACCATTTATTCAACAGAAAGCGGTAAGACATCTAGAGAAAAATAGAGTAGTTATTTTTGCAGGTGGAACAGGAAATCCTTTTTTTACCACAGATACTGCTGCGGTTTTAAGGGCAATTGAAATAGACGCAGACCTCATTTTGAAAGCGACAAAAGTAGATGGTGTATACGATAAGGACCCTGCTGTTCACACCGATGCAAAAATGTTTAAAGAAATAACCTATATGGACGTGCTTACGAAAGATCTTCGAGTTATGGACTCAACAGCTATTTCGTTAAGTAAAGATAATAAATTGCCAATGAAGGTTTTCAATATGAGTACCAAGGGAAATATTAAAAGAATCCTGATGGGTGAAGATATTGGGACTAAGGTAAGGAACTAGGAGGAAAAAATATGAGCGAAATTAATCAACGTATGCAGAAAGCAATTGAAAGTTTATCCAACAACTTTGCAACAGTTAGAACAGGTAGGGCCAATCCAGACATTCTTAACAGGGTTGTTGTTGATGTGTATGGTGCTAGTTTGCCAATTAAACAAGTTGCTTCTATGCATGTGCAGGACTCTAATGTTATTGTGGTCACTCCTTTTGACCGAGGCACTCTTGCTGATGTAGAGAGGGCAATAGTTAAAGCTTCTTTGGGCTTGAATCCCAACAACGATGGTGTGAACATTCGTTTAGTAATACCTGCTTTAACTGAAGAAAGAAGACTAGAGTTAGATAAAGCTGTTAAGAAAATGGCAGAGGAAGCAAGAGTTGCTATTAGAAACATCAGAAGAGACCAACTTGAAAAAGTTAAAAAAGACGAAGAGCTGAGCGAAGATGCAAAGAAAAGACTAGAAAACGAGGTTCAAGTGGTTACGGATAAATTTATTAAAGAAGTGGAAGATTTACTTAAACATAAAGAGAAAGAAATAATGGAAATCTAATGTCTTTAGAAAATGTCCCACAACATATTGCTATCATTATGGATGGTAACGGTCGTTGGGCGAAAGAGAGAGGATTGCCAAGAACAGCTGGTCACAAAGAAGGTGCGGAGGCACTTAAAAGGACTATTACTGCTTGTAGCGAATTAGGTGTAAAGTATTTATCAGTGTACGCTTTTTCTACAGAGAACTGGAAACGACCAAAAGAAGAGGTCAATTTTCTCCAAACCCTTTTACAGCAAGTCTTAAGTAAAGAAGTGAATAAACTTTCCAAAAGAGGAGTAAAGTTAAGATTTTTAGGAGATATGTCTGCTTTTAATGAAAAATTGCGCCATAAAATTAAAGAAGCAGAAGAAAAAACATCCTCGAACACACAACATCAGCTAAACATCATGCTTAATTATGGCTCCAGAGACGAGATTGTGAAGGCAGTTAATTTTGCAATAAAAGAAGGAAAAGAATTAACAGTAGAAGGCTTTAATGGTTTATTATATACAGAAGGAATTCCTGATCCAGAGTTAATCATTAGAACTAGCGGAGAGCAGAGATTGAGTAATTTTTTGTTGTGGCAAGCGGCTTATTCTGAACTGTGGTTTACGGATGCTTATTGGCCAGACTTTAATAAAGAATTGCTTCAGCAAGCGATACATGATTATAGTCTTAGAGGCAGGAGATTTGGGGGAGTATAGTGATTCTTAAAAGAAAATTTTCTATCAAGAAGCTAGCGAAAAGAGCGTTAACGCTTGCGGTAACAGTCCCTTTTGTTGTTCTTATTATGGACCCGACTTTAGTAGTTAAGGACCCAATGTTTACTTATTATGCAGGTCTTCCTTTTTTAATTTTCGTTATAGCAATTGCCATCCTCATGCTCAACGAATTTTATCATATGGTAGATAATGAATTTGATGGAACCTTTTACTTAATAGGCCATGCTGTTGTTATTACTATAATTTTTTTAGGATTTTTTAAAGAACTTTCTTTTTTATGGAATAATTTAATATCTTTTGGTTTGTCCGTAGCAGTTGTGCTTATTTCTTTATATGAGTTGTATACAAAAAAACTACTTTTTTATAAACAGAAAGAATTAGTAAATTTTAGAGCAATACTTTATGTTGGTTGGTGTTTAGTTTTTCTTGTTTTAATTAGAAATTTTCATCATGGTAAAGCCTTGATTTCTTATTTTGCTTTTACTGTTTGGGCAATGGATATTTCAGCTTATATGATAGGAATGTTGCTTGGTAGGCATAAACTGTCAGACATTAGCCCCAAGAAATCCATAGAAGGAGCAGTCGCTGGCTTTCTGGCAGCAGTTATCACTTCGTGCGTTATTTTGTCTGGAATTGGTAGTATCCCAGCCATTCATAGTTTGATTTTAGGAGCAATAATTGGTGTTATTGGTCAAACAGGTGATTTGTATGAGTCTCTGATTAAAAGAACCTATGGGGTAAAAGACTCAAGTAATATCCTTCCCGGTCATGGTGGCATTTTAGACCGAGCCGATAGTTTTATTTTGTTAGCGCCAATTGTTTATTATTATCTTTTATTTATAGGATTATAAATTGAATAGAATAATTATCCTTGGGTCTACTGGAAATATTGGAGTGCAGGCGCTAGATGTAATTAGTCAGAATAAGGATAAATTTAGTCTAGTGGGCATTAGTGCACATGAAAACCTAAAACTCTTAAGAAAGCAAATTATTAAATATTCTCCTTTGTATGTAGCAATTAGTGGAAAAATAGATTTATTAGCAATTAAACAAGAGTTTCCGAAGGTAACATTTTATGAGGGGAAAGATGCGCTTAATAATTTAGTTGAGATTGATGACTACGACATGGCGATTGTATCTATTGTTGGCATCGCTGCTTTGCTTCCTACAATGAAAGTTATTAGTAAAGGCAAAGATCTTGCTATTGCTTCCAAAGAAGTGTTAGTTGCTGCTGGCCACTTAGTTAATCAGGCACTGGCAAAGTCCAAGACTACCTTATATCCGATAGATAGTGAACATGTGGCGATTTCTCTGTGTATGAGGGGATATCAAAAGGAAGATGTAAAAAATATAATTTTAACTGCTTCTGGTGGTCCTTTTTGGGCTCAAGATGATTTATCAAAAGTAACTATTCAAGATGCGTTGTTGCATCCGAATTGGTCTATGGGGAGGAAAATCTCTATCGATAGCGCGACAATGATTAATAAAGGGCTTGAGATTATTGAAGCGCATTGGTTGTTTGGAGTTGATTATGACAAAATCAAAGTCCTAATTCATCCGCAAAGCATTGTGCATGGGCTTGTTGAGTATGCAAATGGAGCAGTGATCTCACAAATGGGGGCTCCGGATATGCGCATGCCAATACTCTATGCTATTAGCAGGGGGGAAATTTTGCCATATACAGACAGTAGTTTAATTTTAGCAGGCAAAAAATTAGATTTTTGTGAACCAGATTTAAAGAAGTTCAAAGGCTTAGCGTTGGCATATGAGGCTGGAATTTTAGGTGGTTCTTTGCCTGCTTTTTATAATAGTGCTAATGAAGAAGCAGTTGCTTTGTTTTTATGTGAGCAGTGTTCTTTTTTGCAAATTACTGAATTAGTTGATGAAACCATGAGTTGCCATTCTAGAATAAGCAATCCATCTTTGGAAGAAATTTTATCTGTTGATAGAGAGGCAAGAATTTGTGTTAGGGAATGTTGTAATGGATAATTTAGATCTTTTTCTCGCTGTGTCTCTTTCCTCGGCAAGAGATAAAAGAGTTTTTTTGGAGGCTATAACAAGCGAAGGAGACTTACAAAATTTTTCTAAGCTATTAAAGCAAAAAAGAACAGACCTGGAAGACATTAAAGAATATTGTGGTAAAAATAACGTTAGCATTATTACATATCTTGATGCCGAGTATCCGCCATTATTAAAGCAGATACCAGATGCGCCTGTGTTAATTTATGCCAAAGGCGATACTAGTATTTTAAAGAGTAGCACTTCAATTGCTATTGTTGGAACAAGACAAGCAACTCAACATGGCTTAAGTATTGCTTATGATTTAGGAAAGGAACTGGCAGAATATAGCTGTGTTGTTGTCAGTGGTTTGGCAGAAGGAATCGATGCCTCCGCTCATAGAGGAGCTTTGTTGTCAGGAAAAACTATAGCTGTAATAGGTTCTGGTATGAAGTTTCAGTTTCCAGCAGCGAATCGAGATTTGTATACTAGCATATTTGAAAAAGGTGTTGTTATAACAGAGTTTGCGCCAGATATACATCCAGACAAGAACACTTTTCCGATTAGAAATAGAATTATAGCGGGCTTGGTACGTGGCGTCGTGGTTGTTGAGTCCAAGAGTTCAGGTGGTTCTATGATAACTGCTAATCTAGCCTTAGAGTATGATCGAGAGGTGTTTGCTGTGCCTGGTAGAGCTACCGATATTTATAGCCAAGGTCCCAATAAATTAATTAAACAAGGCGCAAAATTAGTTGGTTCAGCAAGTGATATTGTTGAAGAGCTAAACTGGCTTATTCCAAAAAAGAGTATAGAAAAAGAAATTCCTTACAAACTATCAGTAGAAGAAAAGCAGGTATATGAAGCTATTTCTTTGGAGCCAATTTATATAGATATTTTGTCAGAGCAAACGAAGATTGAAACCAAGAAGCTTTTGACCGTTTTATCTTTTTTAGAAATGCAAGGTATTGTTAGACAGATACCAGGCAAGTATTACGTAAAGGGTTAATGGTTACTTTTGTTTAATCAAAAGTAACCATTAAATTTCTACAAATTTATCTTGCACAAGTTTCACACTAATTTTGAATTAGAAGGTATATTTTGCTTGTATTTCAACTCCACTTATTGAGTAGTATTCAGTTTTCCCAAGTGGAGCTAATTCCCTCGTAAAGTTATTTATACTAAATAATGCTTGAAGAGATAAGTTTTGAGAGTAGAAATATTCAAACCCAAATTGATATCCAATATTTAATGCATTTAGATCAAAACTAGTCCCAGTAGTCATTAGGTATGTAATCAAAAAAGGACGATTTATGCCAATAATTAAGTTTAGATTTTGAATTGTTGGGATATAGATATTTCCGTAAAATGAAGCGAAGCTTATTTTGTTAGGAGTCCCGTAAGGTATTGTTGTCCCTGCGTAAACGAGTTCATTAATTGTTCTGTCCATAGTATATTCTAGTCCTACAGCATAGTTAATAGCTTGTATTTTGTTTTTATATTCTAAACCTATCAGAAATGGTGCAGTTGTTTTATCAAGAAGCTCAGTTGATCCAGAATATTTACTTTTAATTTCAGTTCCTAAATTGTAACCAGTGAAGATGCTCCAATCGGCTGATAGCGTAAATGACATTAGTAAGACCAAAGCGGTACAGATTTTTTTCATGTTTAATTGCCTCCTTTGGTTCTATATATAGAACGCTTATTCTAATAATTTATCATATGCTTTTATATAAGTCTATATATAGAACAAAATAATATGAGAATAAAAAGAGAAGTTGATTTATCTATTAGTTTAAAAATCAAGAAGATTGGTGAAAATATTACTTTTTTAAGAAAGAGTAAGAATATGTCATGTGAAAAGCTTGCATATTCAATAGGAATTTCGAAAAGCTTTCTAGGTTATGTTGAAAAAGGATTAACCAATCCTACTGTAGAAACATTATATTTAATTGCAGATGGGTTAGATTGTGAAATAGTTGAGTTGTTTAAATAAAAAGCTTTGCTGCATGATTTAGCTAATGCATTATTAATAATCCTTCCCTTTTCAAGGGAAGGTGCCCTTTTAGGGCGGAAGGGTCTAAGGCTTATTCGCCACCTTTCAGATAAAGTACGTTTTTTTTATTTTTAAATATTAGTTGTATTGCTTTGTCAGTCTCTTTTAGGATGCTGAATTCTTCAGGAGAATAGTACGTTAATTCATATTCTCTGTTAAATATTTCCATTGTGGCTTTTAGATATTCTTCTACTACTTCTTGCGCTAACGTTCCAATCACCAAGAGTTGGATAGGTTTAGAGAAGTCCATCGGATGTTTTACTGTGTGGCTGTGTAATAGAACAATTTCTAATGATTTAGTTTTAACAAGTAACTTAAAGATGTTTTTGGGCTCAGTTGTAGCCTTTAGGATAACTCTTTTGAAGTCATCATAGAAAGGGTTTTGGGTGTTCACAAAATAATTTACTTGGTTACCTTGCGGGTACCTATGTATAATTTGAGCAGCGACTAGTTTTTTAGTTTCTCTTTGAACGGCGGAAATTGGCTCATCTATTAGTCTGCTTAGCTCCCTTGTGTGGTAGTTTTTGTTTGTGTTAAACAAAAACAGTTCAAGTAGCTTTCTTTTTACTTTAGATTGAATGAGATTTTCTAGTACATTAGACATGTTAATAATAGTACACAAAAAATGGTCAGCAAGTCAATTGGTATGATTATAGGTATTAGTTTAATTGCTTTATGGTTTTTTATTCGTTATGTTATTCCGAGTTTTTATCTGTCATTCCCGCGAAGGCGGGAATGACGCATGGATAGGTTATCAGTAAGTTGCTTTACAGTTCGACAACCAA
This genomic window from Candidatus Margulisiibacteriota bacterium contains:
- the polA gene encoding DNA polymerase I, with protein sequence MKKALLIDGHSLAYRAFFAVGGLTTKEGQPTNALFGFVSMVLQIIKNYSPEQIYVAFDLPQPTFRHEMYKEYKANREKPPEEFISQIPIIKEFVQELGLNMVQQPGFEADDVIGSLAKKLSREGISPYIVTGDKDSFQLVTDDIHVLLTKKGISEIEEYGPEQVFERYGLTVEQMIDMKALMGDNSDNIPGVKGIGEKTAIKLLQDYKTIEGVYENISKIQGKLQEKLIQDKDKAFLSKELVTINTVLEVETQAVDTVMDNEKLLEFFKKYELNSLIKRFLGVEKVVRDVQMISFEVVDSEEKLIRVVDLLSSQQEIGLYCEYDDRTNELVAISFSTQDGKCFVVPLAFACGNLSSTEHDSFGPMFAMEKPTTTASLQGLFALKAHKNISDVKRLIRYLDSEGLVLLGTYDDILVMDYLLEPDRSNREVERMLKVYFSEELETKKELLSKNKKFHFCEIPAEKALEYLAIRAAAILRLKTKLTSLLKEEDLLFIYQDMELPLIDILFRMEKEGILLDKKYLKEMSLELHSELKVIEQAVYLLAGEEFNINSNKQLQEILFDKLKLPTSKKIKTGYSTNIDVLEELASKYEIATKLIEYRQLNKLLNTYVDALPKLTDSSDRLHTTFNATVASTGRLSSSDPNLQNIPIRGDSGSKVRGAFIAKPGYVLIVADYSQIELRILAHISKDEKLIEAFLKGQDIHSATAASVFGVPLEAVTKELRGKAKAINFGLAYGMGAFNMANSLGMEVHEAQHHIDVYFSNFPNIKKFMDEAPQFVLENGYIKTLYGRKRYFRDFASLGKREQNSQIRMIINYPMQGLAADIIKLAMIQLDKEISGFEAKVLLQVHDELIVEVKEAEAEQLKNVIVKTMESSYQLDVQLVVNASVAHNWLEAK
- the pyrH gene encoding UMP kinase, producing MTHFKRVLLKLSGEAFLGNRQYGIDPEFLKELAEEIKFVKTNKEIELAIVIGGGNIFRGLSAASNGMNRVTADYMGMLATVMNALALQDAFERVGIESRVQTSFDVREFAEPFIQQKAVRHLEKNRVVIFAGGTGNPFFTTDTAAVLRAIEIDADLILKATKVDGVYDKDPAVHTDAKMFKEITYMDVLTKDLRVMDSTAISLSKDNKLPMKVFNMSTKGNIKRILMGEDIGTKVRN
- the frr gene encoding ribosome recycling factor → MSEINQRMQKAIESLSNNFATVRTGRANPDILNRVVVDVYGASLPIKQVASMHVQDSNVIVVTPFDRGTLADVERAIVKASLGLNPNNDGVNIRLVIPALTEERRLELDKAVKKMAEEARVAIRNIRRDQLEKVKKDEELSEDAKKRLENEVQVVTDKFIKEVEDLLKHKEKEIMEI
- a CDS encoding isoprenyl transferase: MSLENVPQHIAIIMDGNGRWAKERGLPRTAGHKEGAEALKRTITACSELGVKYLSVYAFSTENWKRPKEEVNFLQTLLQQVLSKEVNKLSKRGVKLRFLGDMSAFNEKLRHKIKEAEEKTSSNTQHQLNIMLNYGSRDEIVKAVNFAIKEGKELTVEGFNGLLYTEGIPDPELIIRTSGEQRLSNFLLWQAAYSELWFTDAYWPDFNKELLQQAIHDYSLRGRRFGGV
- a CDS encoding phosphatidate cytidylyltransferase, which translates into the protein MILKRKFSIKKLAKRALTLAVTVPFVVLIMDPTLVVKDPMFTYYAGLPFLIFVIAIAILMLNEFYHMVDNEFDGTFYLIGHAVVITIIFLGFFKELSFLWNNLISFGLSVAVVLISLYELYTKKLLFYKQKELVNFRAILYVGWCLVFLVLIRNFHHGKALISYFAFTVWAMDISAYMIGMLLGRHKLSDISPKKSIEGAVAGFLAAVITSCVILSGIGSIPAIHSLILGAIIGVIGQTGDLYESLIKRTYGVKDSSNILPGHGGILDRADSFILLAPIVYYYLLFIGL
- the dxr gene encoding 1-deoxy-D-xylulose-5-phosphate reductoisomerase; protein product: MNRIIILGSTGNIGVQALDVISQNKDKFSLVGISAHENLKLLRKQIIKYSPLYVAISGKIDLLAIKQEFPKVTFYEGKDALNNLVEIDDYDMAIVSIVGIAALLPTMKVISKGKDLAIASKEVLVAAGHLVNQALAKSKTTLYPIDSEHVAISLCMRGYQKEDVKNIILTASGGPFWAQDDLSKVTIQDALLHPNWSMGRKISIDSATMINKGLEIIEAHWLFGVDYDKIKVLIHPQSIVHGLVEYANGAVISQMGAPDMRMPILYAISRGEILPYTDSSLILAGKKLDFCEPDLKKFKGLALAYEAGILGGSLPAFYNSANEEAVALFLCEQCSFLQITELVDETMSCHSRISNPSLEEILSVDREARICVRECCNG